A genomic stretch from Candidatus Nitrotoga arctica includes:
- the gap gene encoding type I glyceraldehyde-3-phosphate dehydrogenase, with the protein MTIKVGINGFGRIGRMVFRAAVKNFKDIEIVGINDLLEPDYLAYMLSYDSVHGRFDGSISIEGNTLVVNGHKIRLTAIKDPAELKWNEVGADIVIESTGLFLTKETCEKHIAAGAKKVIMSAPSKDDTPMFVYGVNDKTYANQTIISNASCTTNCLAPVAKVLNDTWGIKRGLMTTIHAATATQKTVDSPSNKDWRGGRGILENIIPSSTGAAKAVGVVIPELNKKLTGMAFRVPTSDVSVVDLTVELDKAATYAEICAAMKTASEGSMKGILGYTGEKVVSTDFRGESCTSVFDAEAGMSLDGTFVKVVSWYDNEWGYSSKVLEMVRVIAK; encoded by the coding sequence ATGACAATCAAAGTTGGTATCAATGGGTTTGGTCGAATTGGCCGTATGGTGTTCCGCGCAGCGGTTAAAAATTTCAAGGACATCGAGATCGTAGGCATTAACGACCTGCTTGAACCCGACTACTTGGCTTACATGTTGAGCTACGACTCCGTGCATGGCCGCTTTGATGGCAGCATTTCCATTGAAGGCAATACCTTGGTCGTCAACGGTCACAAGATCCGCCTGACTGCCATCAAAGATCCCGCCGAACTGAAATGGAATGAAGTGGGCGCTGATATAGTCATCGAGTCCACCGGTCTCTTCCTCACTAAGGAAACCTGTGAAAAACACATTGCCGCTGGCGCCAAGAAAGTCATCATGTCTGCCCCGTCCAAGGATGACACGCCCATGTTTGTGTACGGCGTGAATGACAAAACCTATGCTAACCAAACGATTATCTCCAACGCTTCCTGCACTACAAATTGCCTCGCCCCTGTGGCCAAGGTGCTAAACGACACCTGGGGCATCAAGCGCGGACTCATGACCACCATACACGCCGCCACCGCCACCCAGAAGACCGTGGATAGCCCTTCTAACAAGGATTGGCGTGGTGGTCGCGGCATTCTCGAAAACATCATTCCGTCTTCGACTGGTGCGGCCAAGGCCGTGGGCGTGGTTATTCCCGAACTGAATAAAAAACTCACCGGCATGGCTTTCCGTGTACCCACCTCTGACGTATCCGTGGTTGACCTCACCGTGGAACTGGACAAGGCTGCGACCTACGCCGAAATCTGCGCCGCCATGAAGACCGCATCCGAGGGTTCAATGAAGGGGATACTGGGCTATACGGGCGAAAAAGTGGTTTCTACCGACTTCCGGGGCGAGAGTTGCACTTCTGTTTTCGATGCAGAGGCTGGTATGTCTCTGGATGGCACCTTTGTTAAGGTCGTCTCTTGGTACGATAACGAATGGGGCTACTCCAGCAAGGTTCTGGAGATGGTTCGCGTCATCGCTAAATAA